The sequence CAACAGGAGTGCAGCGGTTCAGATCCCTCAGGTTGTACAGTTTATCAGCCAGTTTAACCAGCTTGGCCTGTTGGCTGCAGTGAGGTGCGTGTTCCACCTGTAGACGCTTCCTCTCCTGCTTGGGCAGGCTCTTGTCATCCGTCACCTCCTGAACAATGCGAGCCACAGTTACACCAAATTTAGCTTCCAGCTCTGCGGGGGTGGTGTCGGTGTCTTCGACTGTGTCATGAAGCAGGGCGGCCTGCAGGGCAGGAGGAAGCACACAGGATTACTGATGCGAGAATGCATGCACGTGACTGTGACTAACAGGTAACAACTGATAACTCACCTGCAAAACCTCGATATCTGTGACGCCCCCTTCGTGGCTGAGGATTCTCGCTACTCCTTAAAAgcacacacagagagctgtgaGTAAACAAGACTGTAAACAAGAACCTTCACTGTTTCCAGACTGCTAAGAGAAGTCACTTATAGAACAAGAAAACTCATTTATAATCAGACATTTCCTCTCTGAAGAGCTCCTCCAGCACTTTAAGTTTCTAcattcagtaaaaggactagatgttacagtccctgataatgcattgctttaaatggagagaatcttgagggatg comes from Astatotilapia calliptera chromosome 1, fAstCal1.2, whole genome shotgun sequence and encodes:
- the hddc3 gene encoding guanosine-3',5'-bis(diphosphate) 3'-pyrophosphohydrolase MESH1, producing MNSDAALLLETVQFAAEKHRNQRRKDPEGTPYINHPIGVARILSHEGGVTDIEVLQAALLHDTVEDTDTTPAELEAKFGVTVARIVQEVTDDKSLPKQERKRLQVEHAPHCSQQAKLVKLADKLYNLRDLNRCTPVGWTAERVQEYFLWAFEVVNCLKGTNLALEKKLEELFKERGVQL